A genome region from Chitinispirillales bacterium includes the following:
- a CDS encoding ABC transporter permease, with product MKNDENKLNTEEFLSMRNNDIVQVMLIEKESFFNTLAVSVGKFIMEGISEFGQMMKFLAQGLLAKPKISSVSQQLMLVGVRSIPIVLLASVFTGFIATWQVHYLAKDMIGLQYLGMMVLKVVLSELGPTLIGLVLAGRIGAKVAAEIGTMKVTEQLDALTCLSLNPIKYIISPRIISAFLMTPAMFVYGSIAAIVASQILATVAFGLNVGTFYNSMRLMFNINDVYIGLVKSFVFGGITGLTGCYYGYTTTGGAVGVGASTRNAVVSASVMILAANLMISQVMM from the coding sequence GTGAAAAACGATGAAAACAAGTTAAATACGGAAGAATTTCTGTCTATGCGCAATAACGATATAGTACAGGTAATGCTTATTGAAAAAGAATCGTTTTTCAACACGCTTGCCGTATCCGTAGGAAAATTTATAATGGAAGGAATTTCGGAATTTGGACAAATGATGAAATTCCTTGCTCAGGGATTATTGGCGAAACCTAAAATTTCGTCTGTTTCTCAACAGCTTATGCTTGTCGGCGTGCGTTCGATTCCCATAGTGCTTTTGGCTTCTGTTTTTACGGGATTTATCGCGACTTGGCAGGTTCATTATTTGGCAAAAGATATGATAGGTTTGCAATATTTGGGAATGATGGTTCTGAAAGTCGTATTGTCCGAACTTGGACCAACGCTTATAGGTCTTGTTTTGGCGGGAAGAATAGGAGCGAAAGTCGCCGCAGAAATCGGAACTATGAAAGTTACCGAGCAATTGGACGCGTTGACCTGTCTTTCGCTTAACCCTATAAAATATATTATTTCTCCTCGTATAATATCGGCGTTTTTAATGACGCCGGCAATGTTTGTTTACGGCTCTATAGCGGCGATAGTCGCTTCTCAAATTCTTGCGACTGTCGCTTTCGGACTTAACGTCGGAACGTTTTACAATTCGATGCGGCTCATGTTTAATATAAACGACGTTTATATAGGGCTTGTAAAAAGCTTTGTGTTCGGAGGAATTACCGGACTTACGGGCTGTTACTACGGATATACGACCACGGGCGGCGCGGTCGGCGTCGGCGCATCGACCAGAAACGCGGTGGTTTCCGCTTCGGTAATGATACTTGCCGCAAACTTAATGATCAGTCAGGTAATGATGTAA
- the pyrE gene encoding orotate phosphoribosyltransferase, which translates to MDKYKQDFIEFMVECEVLTFGDFITKSGRKTPYFINTGRYKTGAQIAKLGEFYAEAITKNFSDYNALFGPAYKGIPLSVTTAIALTKKNINVGFCFNRKEIKDHGEGGTLIGYNLKDGDKVLMIEDVTTAGTSIAETLPILKNIANVTVGGLIVSVDRQEKGGDGRGAFTLIEQDYKITPKAIVCIDDIVEFGYKRRVCGKILIDDDTKRKIDDYRSRYGVCL; encoded by the coding sequence TTGGACAAATATAAACAAGATTTTATTGAATTTATGGTAGAATGCGAAGTTTTAACTTTTGGCGATTTCATAACAAAAAGCGGACGCAAGACACCGTATTTCATCAACACCGGAAGATACAAAACGGGGGCTCAGATTGCAAAGCTCGGAGAATTTTATGCGGAAGCGATAACAAAAAATTTTTCCGATTATAACGCGCTTTTCGGTCCGGCATACAAAGGAATTCCGCTTTCGGTAACGACGGCGATCGCTCTGACGAAAAAAAACATAAACGTAGGATTTTGTTTCAACCGCAAAGAAATAAAAGACCACGGCGAAGGCGGAACGCTTATAGGATATAATCTGAAAGACGGAGATAAGGTCTTGATGATCGAAGACGTCACTACGGCGGGAACTTCAATCGCCGAAACGCTCCCCATCCTAAAAAACATCGCAAACGTAACTGTCGGCGGACTTATAGTGAGCGTAGATAGACAAGAGAAAGGCGGCGACGGGCGCGGCGCGTTCACTCTTATTGAGCAAGATTATAAAATTACGCCTAAAGCGATCGTATGCATTGACGACATTGTAGAATTCGGATACAAAAGACGAGTTTGCGGAAAGATTTTAATTGACGACGATACAAAAAGAAAAATTGACGATTATCGCTCGCGGTACGGAGTTTGTTTGTGA